From a region of the Lactuca sativa cultivar Salinas chromosome 4, Lsat_Salinas_v11, whole genome shotgun sequence genome:
- the LOC111921927 gene encoding chlorophyll a-b binding protein CP26, chloroplastic, translated as MASMAAASSLGVSEILGNQLKFSGTSKTAPSASSPAASFKTVALFQKKKPAPKAKPAPVTPASDELAKWYGPERRIFLPEGLLDRSEIPEYLNGEVAGDYGYDPFGLGKKPEDFAKYQAFELIHARWAMLGAAGCIIPEAFNKYGANCGPEAVWFKTGALLLDGNTLNYFGKNIPINLVLAVVAEVVLVGGAEYYRITNGLDFEDKLHPGGPFDPLGLANDPDQFALLKVKEIKNGRLAMFSMFAFFIQAYVTGQGPVENLASHLSDPFGNNILTVISGNIERTPTL; from the exons ATGGCTTCTATGGCAGCAGCGTCCTCCCTGGGTGTGTCGGAAATTCTTGGAAACCAGCTCAAGTTTTCCGGTACATCCAAGACGGCTCCTTCGGCTTCTAGTCCTGCAGCCAGCTTTAAGACCGTCGCCCTTTTCCAAAAGAAGAAACCTGCACCCAAGGCTAAGCCCGCTCCCGTCACCCCGGCTTCCGACGAGCTTGCCAAGTGGTACG GTCCTGAGAGAAGAATATTCTTGCCCGAAGGTCTTTTGGACCGGTCGGAAATCCCAGAGTACCTCAATGGGGAAGTCGCCGGAGA TTATGGTTATGATCCGTTTGGACTTGGCAAGAAACCAGAAGACTTTGCCAA ATACCAAGCGTTCGAGCTTATTCATGCACGATGGGCTATGCTGGGTGCGGCGGGTTGCATCATTCCCGAGGCCTTCAACAAGTATGGTGCCAACTGTGGCCCTGAAGCTGTCTGGTTCAAG ACGGGTGCTCTACTACTTGATGGGAACACATTGAATTACTTTGGGAAGAACATCCCCATTAACCTCGTCCTGGCTGTCGTTGCAGAGGTTGTTCTTGTTGGTGGTGCGGAATACTACAGAATCACCAACGGCTTG GATTTTGAGGACAAGCTGCACCCTGGTGGGCCATTTGACCCATTGGGATTGGCTAATGATCCAGACCAGTTTGCATTGTTGAAGGTGAAGGAGATCAAGAATGGTAGACTAGCAATGTTCTCCATGTTTGCGTTCTTCATCCAAGCGTATGTGACTGGACAGGGCCCTGTTGAAAACCTAGCTTCTCACTTGAGCGATCCCTTTGGAAACAACATTCTAACTGTTATTTCTGGAAACATTGAACGAACCCCAACCCTGTAA
- the LOC111921926 gene encoding uncharacterized protein LOC111921926, which translates to MGEEEMIGQMGEEEIRDDELNNQKETVELASESTATEDINMNQAEDSNAEEEDDDDDEDEEEEEEEEEEDSEEPYTLRFEGDIDPFALTEVDAFGVEPYECLERMENEYEALAAKKRKANLSYNHEGMPPEKKLRQEDFPGANFEELLAEMTYGMRRKRKIKKRGRRKGSKRKISPEITRQLGDATLLYAHGRYEEAIPILREIIRVSPNLPDSYHTLGLIYNAIGDKMRSVNFYMIAVHLTPKDASLWKLLVTWSMELGNREQAWYCLDRAIRADPEDVSLRYHRASVHVELGNYQKAAESYEQIWQLRPKNVEALKTAAMMYQRCSQHERIVSILEEYLRKNPKDADLSVVHLLASMHMLGNAHEKALHHIEYAQHNYSAGKDLPVELLVQAGICHVHLGNMEKAQAFFGVFTHETVNDYSHLIIEAADSLMIAKHHESALKYYLMLEGNDGVNKGLLYFNIGRCYSFLSSTTQAIDYFYTALHEREDNIDARLELVSVLLLVDKEDEAISVLSPPSDSESRVDGTSDGVMNPWWTDKNIKLKLCYIYKSKGLTEAFVDAIFPLVRETLFLETIQRKVRPKKKLPKSELHKRVEVLDEYQPDNLFQGFRPIASSSDLSKASRAKKLLRKKAREREERRAAALAAGVEWHSDESDDDSPVYREPPLPNLLKDEEHHMLIVDLCRALVSVQRYWEALEIITSTLKLAQNNLTTDKQEELRSLGAQIAYNIDGPTNGWDCARYIITQNPYSFAAWNIYYKIMLRSRLDKHNKFLLEKLAKHEDCVPALLIKGHVFTMHSQHQVAARYYLKAYRLMPENALLNLCAGTALINLALGLRLHNKHQCVLQGLAFLYNNLRLSDNSQEALYNLARAYHHVGLISLAATCYEKVLAIHQKDHPIPKLPNDGLQPTHDLKPGYCDLKREAAYNLHLIYKNSGAMDLARQLLKDHCTL; encoded by the exons ATGGGAGAAGAAGAAATGATAGGTCAAATGGGGGAAGAAGAAATAAGAGATGATGAGTTAAATAATCAGAAAGAGACCGTTGAATTGGCCTCCGAGTCTACTGCAACAGAGGATATAAACATGAATCAAGCAGAAGACAGTAAtgctgaagaagaagatgatgatgatgatgaagatgaggaagaagaggaagaagaagaagaagaagattcagaGGAGCCATATACATTAAGATTTGAAGGGGATATAGATCCCTTTGCTCTCACAGAGGTGGATGCTTTTGGAGTTGAGCCTTATGAGTGTTTGGAACGCATGGAGAATGAGTATGAAGCCTTGGCTGCTAAAAAGCGTAAAGCAAACCTCAGTTACAACCATGAAgg AATGCCACCAGAAAAGAAGTTGAGACAAGAGGATTTCCCTGGTGCAAACTTTGAAGAATTATTGGCGGAAATGACATATGGAATGAGAAGAAAAAGAAAG ATTAAGAAAAGAGGTAGGAGGAAGGGATCAAAGAGAAAAATTAGTCCAGAAATTACACGACAATTAGGTGATGCTACACTCTTGTATGCACATGGGCGATATGAGGAG GCGATACCTATACTGAGGGAAATCATTCGTGTTTCACCGAATCTGCCTGATTCATACCATACACTTGGTCTTATATATAATGCCATTGGGGATAAAATGAGATCCGTTAACTTTTATATGATTGCTGTACATTTAACACCCAAGGATGCATCTCTCTGGAAGCTACTTGTTACTTGGTCTAT GGAACTAGGGAACCGTGAACAGGCCTGGTATTGTCTTGACCGAGCAATAAGGGCAGATCCGGAAGATGTGAGTCTTAGATATCACCGTGCCTCAGTTCATGTTGAGCTTGGAAACTATCAGAAGGCTGCTGAATCATATGAGCAAATCTGGCAACTTCGTCCTAAAAATGTTGAAGCATTGAAGACAGCAGCAATG ATGTACCAAAGATGTAGTCAGCATGAACGCATTGTCAGCATTCTTGAAGAGTATTTGAGAAAGAACCCAAAAGATGCTGATCTGAGCGTGGTTCATTTATTGGCTTCAATGCATATGTTGGGAAATGCACATGAGAAAGCACTTCACCATATTGAGTATGCACAACACAATTATTCTGCTGGTAAAGACTTACCTGTTGAGCTCTTGGTTCAAGCAGGGATATGCCATGTTCATCTTGGAAACATGGAAAAAGCacag GCTTTCTTCGGTGTGTTCACACATGAGACTGTAAATGATTATTCTCACTTAATTATTGAAGCTGCAGACTCATTAATGATTGCAAAGCACCATGAATCTGCATTGAAGTACTACCTGATGTTAGAAGGGAATGATGGTGTCAATAAA GGACTACTTTATTTTAACATCGGGCGTTGTTACTCTTTCCTAAGCTCAACAACACAAGCAATTGACTACTTCTACACAG CTCTACATGAACGTGAAGACAACATTGATGCTAGGTTGGAACTAGTGTCAGTTTTGTTATTAGTAGATAAGGAAGATGAAGCCATTTCTGTACTTTCTCCACCTTCTGATTCAG AATCAAGAGTTGATGGAACCTCTGATGGGGTGATGAACCCTTGGTGGACTgacaaaaatataaagttaaagctTTGTTATATTTATAAATCCAAAGGTTTAACCGAAGCATTTGTTGATGCAATATTTCCATTGGTTCGTGAAACATtgtttcttgaaactattcaacgAAAG GTTAGACCAAAGAAAAAGCTACCAAAAAGTGAGCTGCATAAAAGAGTTGAGGTATTAGATGAATATCAACCTGACAATTTATTTCAAGGATTCCGCCCTATTGCTTCTTCTTCAGATCT GTCGAAAGCTTCTAGAGCAAAGAAGTTGCTGAGGAAAAAAGcaagagaaagagaagaaaggCGAGCTGCAGCATTGGCTGCTGGAGTTGAGTGGCATAGTGATGAATCAGACGATGATTCTCCT GTATATAGAGAACCTCCCCTGCCTAATCTCTTAAAGGATGAAGAACATCATATGCTCATTGTAGAT CTATGCAGAGCATTAGTATCAGTGCAAAGATATTGGGAAGCACTTGAAATTATCACTTCAACTCTTAAATTGGCACAAAACAATCTAACAACAGACAAACAAGAGGAGCTTCGTTCACTTGGAGCAC AGATAGCATATAATATTGATGGTCCCACGAATGGATGGGATTGTGCCCGATACATCATTACCCAAAACCCTTATAGCTTTGCAGCCTGGAACATCTACTATAAAATTATGTTAAG ATCGAGGCTGGATAAGCATAATAAGTTTTTGCTTGAAAAGCTTGCAAAACATGAGGATTGTGTGCCAGCACTTTTAATAAAAGGACATGTATTTACAATGCATAGCCAGCATCAAGTAGCTGCAAGATATTACCTGAAAGCTTATAGATTGATGCCAGAGAATGCTTTGCTAAATCTTTGTGCTG GAACTGCCCTAATCAATCTAGCCCTTGGATTGCGACTTCATAACAAGCATCAATGTGTCTTGCAAGGCTTAGCTTTTCTCTACAACAATCTTCGCCTTTCTGATAACAGCCAG GAAGCTTTATACAATCTAGCACGAGCCTATCACCATGTTGGTCTTATTTCACTTGCGGCTACATGCTATGAGAAGGTGCTTGCAATTCATCAAAAAGATCACCCAATCCCAAAGCTCCCCAATGATGGTCTACAACCCACACATGACTTAAAACCCGGATACTGTGACCTTAAAAGAGAAGCAGCTTATAATTTGCACCTCATTTATAAAAATAGTGGGGCCATGGATCTTGCCAGACAGCTGCTTAAAGATCACTGTACTCTTTAA